One part of the Aspergillus luchuensis IFO 4308 DNA, chromosome 5, nearly complete sequence genome encodes these proteins:
- a CDS encoding flavin reductase family protein (COG:C;~EggNog:ENOG410PKE4;~InterPro:IPR012349,IPR002563;~PFAM:PF01613;~go_function: GO:0010181 - FMN binding [Evidence IEA]), whose translation MFYQPGKTDHGLPHDPFKACVVPRPIGWISTTSPTGAPNLAPYSQFTNLTFDPPYVLFSSNQTVTGDRKDTVVNAESTGSFVWNLATWDLREAMNITAQQFPYGVNEFEKAGLTAEPSTVLPVQVPMVKESPVRFECVYHSTMRLPANPPMGTVDVVVGRVVGVHIDEGVLTDGILDVKKTKPIARCGYFQYAVVEDTFEMVIPGMSKDVLYGLEGSARMNGEKAREMEAKEARKERGLL comes from the exons GTTCTACCAACCCGGCAAAACCGACCACGGCCTGCCTCATGATCCATTCAAG GCATGCGTCGTCCCCCGCCCCATCGGCTGGATCAGCACAACCTCTCCCACCGGAGCCCCCAACCTCGCGCCCTACAGCCAATTCACAAACCTAACGTTCGACCCACCCTACGTTctcttcagcagcaaccaaACCGTAACCGGAGACCGAAAGGACACCGTCGTGAACGCCGAATCTACCGGCTCCTTTGTGTGGAACCTCGCGACCTGGGACCTGCGCGAAGCGATGAACATCACGGCGCAACAGTTTCCCTACGGAGTGAATGAATTTGAGAAGGCTGGGTTGACTGCTGAACCGTCTACTGTTCTTCCGGTGCAAGTGCCCATGGTGAAGGAGTCGCCAGTGCGGTTTGAGTGTGTGTATCATTCTACGATGAGATTGCCGGCGAATCCGCCTATGGGGACGGTGGATGTGGTTGTGGGACGGGTGGTCGGGGTGCATATTGATGAGGGGGTGCTTACGGATGGGATTCTGGatgtgaagaagacgaagccgATTGCTAGGTGTGGGTATTTCCAGtatgcggtggtggaggatacGTTTGAGATGGTGATTCCGGGGATGTCGAAGGATGTGCTTtatgggttggaggggagtgCGAGGATGAATGGGGAGAAGGcaagggagatggaggctAAGGAagcgaggaaggagagagggtTGTTGTAG